In Phocoena phocoena chromosome 3, mPhoPho1.1, whole genome shotgun sequence, the DNA window AATGCCCTGAAAAGCGTACGGTCCCGGTAGGCTCTGGGGACGTGTGCAGTACAGTGCATGGCAGTTATCAGCTGAgcacagacccccccccccccgcccccccaaccccacccatgACCGCCAGCCGCCTGGCCCCGCCCCAGCCGCGCACATGCATGCAGACCAGGCGGCACCACCAGACCATTCCCTGCCCCTGGGCACCTGGTCCTGGTTGGTCCCTATACACCCCCCCTCCCattaaaccaaaagaaaagaaattgtttaaaaaatccaCACCCTCAAATCCTACACGCGATTTTGggccaaatgaataaacaaaaactgCTGCTCCTCACGTTCATGCAAAACGACAGAGAGGGGGGTGGGGCGTGGGTCTGGGCCCTGTCACCGCCAGGCAGGGGCAGCCACCAGCAACACAGGAAATCATTCTCCCTGGCCTGGTCCAGGCCCCCTCAGGACACATGCCGTCCCCGGTCAGGGCCTGCCTCCCACCTGCTCGGGAGGTTGGCTCTGATGCCCTCCAGCCTGGGCTTGGGGCAGGAATGTTGTACCCGAGGTGAGGGTCCTCTAGGGAGCCAGCCCCACCCCACAGCAACCTGGGTGGGGCTGGCTGCCTGAGTCTGTCTGGGGTCAAGGCAGGAGAACCCACTGGCTTCCTGCCACTGTCTGTCCACGCCTGTCAGTGCCACCTGAGCAGAGAGCACACCACTTCAGTGCAAGAGACCAGGCGACCGAGGACAGCGCACCCCCTTTGCCCATCCCGGGGCCAAGGATCTCCACCAGCCACACGAGGGGAATGAACCCCTGGCTCCCAGGGCCGGCAAGAAAAGGAGACAGACCCGAGGGCAAACAGGGGAGACTGAGTTAGGGACTCTCAGGCCGCTCCCTGGCGGGCATCTTTTAGACTGGTGGGCAAACGGGGAGGGAGTCTTTGGAGCTTGGCAAATGCAAGGGCttattgcaggggcttctctcgGGCTGACCCTGGCACCAGCTCTGGAGATGCAGGCAGGAACGGCAGGGCAGGCCTGGGCCACGCCCTCCCCGGCCTTCCGGGGCCCCCGGAGTTTCCAGAGCTTTGGGCAGGGTTCTCCTGGGTGGCTGTGGACCTCACTCAGCCTCCCTGGGCACCTCGGAAGCGTCAGCCCGACAAATGGGACACGTCCGGTTGGCCTGGGGGGAGCAGCCGCACATCAGGCTCCACTCTCACCGGACCCCCAACCCATCCGGGGCTGTTCTGCTGCCCGGTGGGGACCTGGCTCCCTGAGTGGAGCCGGAACTTCTGGATGCTGAAGAGGACACGaagggaagccctccagtccaccctcctccctcactACGCCAGGAACACCTGGGAGCGGGCGTGGCTACGTTACCTTCAACCACTTGTCGACACACTTGGTGTGGAATTCGTGGTTGCAGGGGAGGACCCGGAGCAGCTGCCGTGCCTCGAAGTCGCTGAAGCAGACAACACACCTGGGAGGAGGGCACAGAGCGTCACCCGCACACCGAAGGCGAGGGCAGGTTCACGGCAGAGCACAAAGCGCTACCCTGGGAAGACCGCAACCCATTTGTGCTCACAGAGAGACAGGAGGGGGCGCAGGGCACTCACAGCGTCTGCTCTGACTGGTGGCTGTCGGGATGAAAGCGGTACGATGGAAGCTGCTCGATGTCCGCTTTGGTGAGGCCGCGAGGCTTGGCGTCTCCCAGCCGCTCTGCCAGGTTCAGGAGGGCCTGGACGTGTGCAGGAGGGGAGGGTCAGTGGCAGCCAGGGCTGGAAGTCCCCCAAGCCCCCACCTCCCAGGACAGGGCTCCACGGGACCTCATAGTTCTCCATCTCCACGTCATCCACATCAAGATCCAGGCTGATGGTGGGCCCCATTGCTGTTGGTGACATTGGCAGCATCGAGCTAGGGGGAGATAGGTACGCGGGCCCGGGGTCAAGGTCAGTAGGTGTAAGGAGCGCAGAGCTGCTCCCGACTCCCGCCATGAAACAAAGCCCAGAACTCTGCACTGTTCACGCCAGGGACCCCAGTGTCTGTCCCAAGATGTCGCAGTAGGGCAGGGAGCCCAGCTGGTGAGCGTGAGTGTGCATGTATGGTTTGGCGGGGATGCTAGGTGGCTCGAGAGGCCCCGGGACCCCACGGGGCTGTGTTTGGGTCTAACCACTAGAGGCCCCAGAAGAACAGGGCACCACAGCTCTGGGGCAGATGTGCAGGTACTTACAGGAAGTAGGGCAGGAAGCTGGGGTAATACGGTGGTGGCGGAGGCGGCGGGGGTGGTGGCGGGAGCGGCTGTTGTAGGCGGTATCTCTGGGTGCTCAGTCTCCGGGGCATCATGTGGGAATATGGCTGCAAGAGGGGGGCCAGGTGCACGTCAGTCATGGGCCTGTCTCCCGGTCACCCTAGATCCTGGGTGGGGAGTGGCACTTACCACACCAAAGGACAGCTCCTGGTGCAGGGTATCGTGGGGCAGGTAGTGCAGGGGCACGGATGGGGACAGAGTTGGGCCCGGGGCAGAGGTGGAGTAGGTGAAGCTCCCCAGGGGGTGCTGATCCCCCCGCAGGTCCACATCACTGTCGAGCCGCTGCAGGGGCTGGAAGAAGCAGGGGTGAGTCAGCAGAGTCAGTGACAAGGAAagcccccacctccctgccccacttGCCATCCCCTCTAGCATCAGACCCATCGCTCAGACTCACCATACGTGGGTGCTGGGTCTGCAGCGACACAAACTGCCCAAGAGGCGCCATATGAgcgggctgggggtgtggggctGGCGGTGGAGGGTGCAGGATATAGTGGTCACTGGAGATAAGGTGGGGGTAGGCCTGATAGGGCACAGGGAGCTGCTGCATGGTACATGCCTGGATCAGCTGCTGAGAAAGGGGGCAGAGGCTGGAGAATGTTCTtctgggctctgggctgggtCTGCTTGTGGCTGGGCCAGGGGCCATTCCACCCAGCGAGCGGTCCCAATCAAAGGCCTCTGGACCATCCATCCCTGGCCTAGGCCTCCCAGGCAGGATGTCTTGCTCTTAAGATCCACAGTTACCACTCCAAACCACAAAGCAGGCACTGGGAGCAGGGAGGTCCCTGAACTCTGAAGTGCCCTCCCACTGGACGTGAACGCACATATGCCGTTCTGGACAGGGCTGTGGCCTGGAGCCGAGCAGACACTGACAGCCTGGATGGGCGCTGTAAGCTCAGCTCAGTTCCGACACTGGCCTGTGCCTGGGGCCTtcagctgggggcagggcaggaggcccAGGCGCTCACTCACCGGGGGCGGGAGGCAGCAGAGGGGATAGTGCTGCCCGCTGAACATCACGGAGCATGCTGGGAGCTGCTGGGTGCTGCAGCCAGGGATGTGTTGGCCTGTAGGCAAGGGGAAGCCTTGGGTCGTCACTGTGGTGACTGTGTAGGACAGAGGGACAGGTCCCTGGTGCACCTGCAGGAGGAGAGACCCAGGAACTGTAGGGAGGCCACTCTGCTGCCCCCAGGTGAGAAGCAAAGTCCTGCCGGGCCAGCTCTGGTGAAGGTGAAGTCAGGGCTTGTTCCCTCTGCTCCTCAGACCGGCTCGCCAGAGGCCAGGGGCAGCGGGGCGTGGGCGTGGGGGGTTCCGCTTACCTGCTCGTGGAGATCAACCATGAACGGGCTCTGCTGGGAGGCTGGGTGCAGCATTCGGGGGCTCCCGCCGGCAGGAGCCGAGGCTCGGCGCTCCTCTACGGGGAGGTATGCTGGTCGGGTCGGCGGCTGCTGGGAGGGTAAGCGCTCATCCTGGGTAGGTGGGCTGGCCAGGGGGCCCTCACGGCCAGGGCTGCACCACAGAGAGGAAGCCCCAGTAGCACTGACGGGGGCCGCTCATTCACAGAGCATGGAGAGAAGCCAAGGTCACTACCCACTGGGGAAGGAAGACAGCTCAGGGCCCTGTGCCCTACCACCCCTGGCCCCTGTGCCCCAGCCCAGGCTGAAAGCTCCAGTACCAGGGGCTCCGggctccacaggactgggaggttccctcctaccttccccaGAGCTGGCCTGGGCTGCTGCTGGGTCCTGCAGAGAATCGCCGCTGACCCACAGGGGCAGAGGGTGGCCACCTAGTCACTGCCAGAGCCCATGGCTGCATCAGGGGAGGCAGaggggtggaggggctgggccagggctcaCAACCCTAGGAAGCAAACCGACAAAGGAACTAAGGTACAGAGAAGGCCAGTCCCTTGCTCCATTAGGGGTCGGGGAGACAGATTCAAACCTCTGCAGCCTGGTTCCAGAGGCCACTGATGCCCACCACACCCTGGGCTCCCCAGGCAGCGCTGCGCTCTGGCACTAGGGTTCAGGCTTGGCCTGCAGGGAGTCCAGACCTTAGTTTCCTGCTCTGTGAAATGAGATCAGGGTCCGCCTCAGGGTTAAGTTCAGAGGGCTGGCCGGCATGCTTCCAGGCCAGGGGGCTCTGGTAAGGCCCCCTCAGGGTGGGGTCTCCAGGAAAACCTGTCCTGGCGTGGGGATCTACAACTCTGACCTCTAGGTAACTGGGGCTCCTGAGGGGACTCCAGCTTCCTCCCTTCTGTCTGGTTGGCTCAAGATGGATTGCAAACAGGCCTGGGGCCTAGTTCTCCTTCCACTAGTAACAGGTGAGAGGTTCTGACTTGGTTCTTGCCCTCGGGGTTCCCAGTCCAAGCCAAGTCAGTACAGTCGTTCCTCAGTACCCACGAgggattggttctaggacccccACGACACCAAAATCCGAGGATgcttaagtcccttatataaaatagtataatatttgcatataatctacacacatcctcccatggactttaaatcatttctacaTTACTTatgatacctaatacaatgtaaatgctatgtaaatatgatgtaaatgctatgtaagtgacaaattcaagttttgctttttgcaaCTTTATGGAATTTTTTCCCCTAAGTATTTTAAATCTGCAATTGGTTacatccatggatgtggaacccatggatagAGAGAGCTGACTGTATACTTTCTTTCCATAATCTGTTCCCACAGTGCCTACCCAAATGGGACTTCACCTACTTTTCAAGTAAGGTACTGTTGGcctcattttgcagaagagaaaactgaggctcagagacgaaaggacttgcccaaggcctcaCAGTAAGTGTCAAAGCTGGGAGGTGGGCTGACTACCAGCCTCTTGCTGCACACTGATGCTGATGGGAAGGGGTCTAGCCCAAGGGTTCTGGCAGGACGTGATGAAGGAAGTCAACCTCTGGTGAACTGGTGGGTCTGGCGTGCAGCCAGGCcctttgtgtgtggggggagtgCATGCAAaccagacccaacacagcccccaagTGGGAGGTGGGGCTTGCTGAGAAAAGAGGAAGCAAGAACCTAAACCTAAGGGAGGAAGTTGAGTGagaatgggggggggggcaggagctAGGGTCCAGGTGGGGCAAGTTGGGGGGACCACTCATTAACTCCAGAGGTTGGAATGAGGCCCTGGGAGGGAAAACTCTGGAACCTGTCAGACGCTGCAATGCTGAAGGGCGCATCCAACAGGACCAGACTTTGGCTGTTCCTGCCACAGGGAACCCTGCCTCTATCTAACAAAACTCCTATGCTTCCTTCATACCCAGCTTTAAGTGTCACCTCCCTGCTAACACAGCTAGGGAACCGGTGTACTGTTCCCTCAACACCTTGTTCCTTTCCTCTGTGCTGGGCTTTATGTGCATGGGCCCTGACTTTCAAAATGAGCCTGAAAGGGAGGCTCTTAACCTGATAAGACAGCACAGGGCCAAGGCCACAGCCACAGTAGAGCTGAAATTCACATTTCTCCCACCCAACCTGGGCTCCAGCACTTGgcagaggggtgggcagggcccaGTGACCAGCTTGTGTCCAGCACAGGGCAGGCCTGATGTGGTAAATGCACACTGGAGAGCCAATTACACAGGTCTAAGGCCATGTCTGGCAGCAGTGAAGTTAGTGCCAATGATTAAAAACTGGGACATAAAAAAACCTGTCCTTTcagtgtgttgtgtgtgtggcggggggaaggaagcagaaaaTCTGGTCCCACTGGGCCCTCATTTCTGCTTGACCCACCTCACTCTGGGCATGAGTTTTCTCTCCAGGCCACCCCAGGCCCATTCCTTGCCTGCCCACCACAGGTGACTGGGGTTGTGAGCCCCCAGCGTGGGCCAAGTGCATATCCTTACActcatgtgtacacacacagccTCCTTGATTCCTGCTGATAATCCAGCCAAGCAAACAAAGGCCAAGAGAGACTCAGAGGAAACCCCTAAATAACTTAAAACAACAGGCTCCTGACCCACCCCAGATTTTTGGATCAGAATCTTTGGAGGGTTGGGGAACAAGGGCACCTAGATTTCTACTAAACTCCCCAGCAGTTTCTACAGCACAGGCAGGTGCTTGAGAACCTCTGTTCTAACTGACCTCTGAGATCCTGGGAGCCCACAGTCCTGCCTATGAGGAGTATACAATACTTCCCATGTGCCATCCTGATAAGTCCTCATAGCAACCTTCAGAAGTAGGcatgctgaggctcagagaagtgaggtcCAAGGCCAGTGAGTTGGAGCTGTGAGTGCTCTGGGACATGGCAGTGGCTTCAACTGCTCCTCTTGTGCCAGGCTGTCTTGAAGTCCGGGCAGTGTCAAGGCTCAGGGGTGCAGAATCACAGAGGCCTAGGCCCATGGGAATCTGCTCTGGCCAGCCTCTTCAAGGACACCCACACCTCAGGAAAGGAAGTGGCAAGGAGCTGAGAAACCCAACCACCAGACAGAAGGCCTCTAACTGTGACTGATGGTGCCTAAGATGACAGTGTTGACCCTTGCATTCTTACACACAATACCCTGACTTCTGGCCAGAGTCTTGGCTGAGGATTGGGCACATtgcctcccctctctgagcctcagtttatttatctgtaaaatgggaatagcccAATAATCACCTGCCAAGACTGCTTAAAGGCTGCTGCACTGATTTGTAAAGCTTAGGTGTGAACGATCACTATCAGAAAATACAACAGGCTGACCTTCACTCCCACCCCCCAAGCAGCTTAAAGATGCTATTTTAAGCTCTGCAGGAGGCAGCTGGGAAACATGCCTCCCTCAGGGAATATCCCCTCCCAGCTGGCAAGGGAGGGGACCCTGGTTCTTGACTGGAGACAGAGATGGCCCATGGGGAACTCACCCActtcacagttgaggaaactgagaccaggaGAAAGAAAGTAACTTGCTGCAGACCACAAAGCCAAAGAAGGACAGAATTAGTCCTGGCTGGCCCGTTAGGCCCAGATTTCCTCAACCCCTGACTCTCATTACCATCAGTAACCTCAAGAATTACCTAATGCCAATTCTCTACTGCAGGCCCTAAAGGAGATCAGGAGAGCTTTCTCCTTCAGGCATCCTGACTAGACCTATTGTGGAAAGAAGCAAGTAAGGCCCAGAGCTGGAGcagcaacttgctcaaggtcaaacaACAAGGCCACCACCTAACTGCTCTTTCACCACACCTCCTCTGCGCTGGGCTCTCAGTGAGGTCTCCCTAAAAGGGTCTTGAGGGTCCCTAAATCCAATCTCGCCCAGAAGCAGGGACTGCACCTTgcatccaccccctcccccaggaggcaGCCAACTCCCTATCCCCATCCTGGTCTAGGGAGACCCCGACATATCATTTGGGCCTGGGGGCTGTTTGCAGGTACAGGGACTGTTTTGCAGATAAGCTAAGTCAGGCCCTGAGAACAGGAGCAGACTCAGGCAGGCTAAgaagcccccctcccacccctcaaaAAAGAGGCGGGTTGGGCCCAGCACTGACTGGTGGGCAAGCAGAGCTCCCTAACTGTGGTGCCTGGAGGCAGCTGAGAGCAGGACCACCAGGCTTTGAGTTAAGAGTTGTTGGCCAGCCCAGACTCCCTGGGTGACCTTGGTCAAGGGAATCTtcccttctttgagcctcagttgccacaactgtaaaatgggagtggaAATCTCTCCTTCCCAGAGCTCCCAAATAAAGCCACAAGAGGCAAGACGCAAAAAACCAGGTG includes these proteins:
- the RNF44 gene encoding RING finger protein 44, whose protein sequence is MQPWALAVTRWPPSAPVGQRRFSAGPSSSPGQLWGSPGREGPLASPPTQDERLPSQQPPTRPAYLPVEERRASAPAGGSPRMLHPASQQSPFMVDLHEQVHQGPVPLSYTVTTVTTQGFPLPTGQHIPGCSTQQLPACSVMFSGQHYPLCCLPPPLIQACTMQQLPVPYQAYPHLISSDHYILHPPPPAPHPQPAHMAPLGQFVSLQTQHPRMPLQRLDSDVDLRGDQHPLGSFTYSTSAPGPTLSPSVPLHYLPHDTLHQELSFGVPYSHMMPRRLSTQRYRLQQPLPPPPPPPPPPPYYPSFLPYFLSMLPMSPTAMGPTISLDLDVDDVEMENYEALLNLAERLGDAKPRGLTKADIEQLPSYRFHPDSHQSEQTLCVVCFSDFEARQLLRVLPCNHEFHTKCVDKWLKANRTCPICRADASEVPREAE